TGCCGGGTTGAACAAAATCCCCACACTTTGTCTTTTCAGCTTTTAAAAGTTGTTGTACGAgttattcagagcattaatgtaGCAGCAAGCAGGAATCGATTGTCCATCCCCTCTTAGCTCTGCCACTTTTAGCGCTGTTAGAACTTTTACCTGTGAGATGTCGGCTAAAAATGatcatgacatttaaatggaGGTCAAACTGTCCATTTGAGGGGACATTTGGAAGAATTCAATGCTTGGCTTTAAGGACAAAGCGAGTGTCATGCTGGAGAAAGATTTATCACACCCTggcaacccaaaaaaaaaactataaagcATTCATCAATCAAGTAATAACATTATTACAGCATCACAGAACCCTTTTGTAAAGGGTGTCTTATTAAAAAGTggtacttatatatatattttttctgaatgtACAACTTATCACTATAAATTAGCTTTTATGTTATTAATTGAAGCGACCATACTCGGCATGGTGCTCTTTAGAAGAACCCGTTTTGTCCACTGCACAACGCCTcctgtgttcttgtgtttcagCCACACACAGTAACATATTTGTTGACAAACATTTTCCTCAAGTGTCATACCACAAGTGGGTGACGACACCTCGGAGACCCCGGCCAGTTGTAGTCGTCATGCAGTCGTACAATAGTTATCTGTCATGAGCACACAGAAGGAGCTGTTTTCATTGCGCAGCAATATCAGGCTCCTGTCAGTGTCcatttattctctttatatCGGCTGAGTGCAGCTGTGAGAGGAGCTCCCCTCGATGTCTGTCATTGTGTCCCAGTGTGGCTCTGACCTGCCTCTAATGTTGTGTAAACACAAACCTCCGCTTGACCAACCTGAGGCATGATTCTCAAATTCCCATGCAGGGTCACTTTCCTTTAGTGTCATTTTAAACAAGctggtctgtttgtttttttccgcaCCAGTTCATCTGTTAATCCAGCAGAGTCCCGATGGAGTCTCACAGACTGAGCGGCTCTCCAGACGTCAGGATGCAGAGGAGCTAcacgcagcagcagcacagtccCAGAGGCAGCCAGGACAACATGTTTGGCGTCAGGGTGCAGATCCAAGGGATTAAAGGTCAACCCTACGTGGTTCTGAACAGTGCGGGCCAGGAGATCCACCGTGATGTCTCGGTCATCACTCACCAGGCGGGGTACAATCCTGGTCTGGTGAGGAGGTCTGTGGATGAAAGACACTCCCCCTCTGAGTCACAGAGGACTGCAACCTCCTCCGCGTTTCATTATCAGAATCACCCAGAGATTCTGAGACCTTATGACCCTGAAAGTAATAACATGAACTTAGTCCTCCCTCCGACAGCTTCAGTCGCTCGACCTGGACAGCTGAATGCCAGCGTACATCCTGAGACCGTTAATGGGAACAAACCCAGGATCCCTCTGCCTGCCGAGGGCCCAGTGGTAGACAAGGGTGAGGTGGCCTTGAACGAGACACTTCCTGCAGGTAGACAAGTCCCTGCAAGGTCCCCAAACTCAGTGGAATCGGACTCCTTCTTATCTGTTGGGAAGCTAATAAGCCAGTTCAACAGCAGCCAGCGGAGGGGAAGGGGAGGGCCGAGGAACAGGTTGGAGCCAGAGCAGTGTCGAAGGTCACGCAGCGTGGACAGCAGCCGAAACTGtgactcctcttcctcctcctctgcctccagcagggcctCGTCTCTGAAGGGAGTCAGGGACGAGACCCCAGGTGGGATATATCCGCCGGGGTCAGCCAGGGCTCGACTCCTCGGCGGAGAAGCCCCTTTGCAACGGGAGGAGAAGAAGCCGAGCACACTGCTTAAAGGACATCAAGGAAAAGAGACGGTTTCTCCACATGCTGCGAAATTACTTCACAGAGCAGAGAAACCCTTCATCTCCAGGTCGTTTAGTGACCTGACTGATGAAGCAGATGAAAGAGATGCACAGGTAAAAGAGATTGGTGCCAAGGCGCAGTTGTCATTTaaaagtgtgtatttatttgctGTATATCTGTTAACCAGGTGACTCCTGATCTTCTGAAAGGACAGCAAGAACTCTCAGTCGATCCGCCTGAAGACGCAGCAACACAAATTCTGTTTACTTACCTAAAGGATGGGTGAGTGCCCCTCAGCCCCGAGCTCATTTAGTCAAAGGAAGGTTGAAAAACGGTTAGTTGCCTTTTTTGCCTAAAGTCAGCAGCTTGGTTAGctaaatatcagttaaatagaattagatttttaaaaagactaTGGTTTCAAAATCATTACCAGCACATTTGAAGCTCACTAGTTAACAAGGTACATTTTCTTTGcttatacatacaaaaaaatgggAGTTATGTTCtgaactatttcttggccaggcGCAGTTACTATCAGGAGTCAGATGAAGAAGATATAAGGTGTTAATTAGTGAGTATTAGATGTGCTGAAAGGtggtttttgttacctttggatagagccatgctagcagccccccccccccggtgTCAAGTCCTTGTGCTAAGCAACGCTAACATATTTATTGTACAGATATGAGAGCGTATCAATCTTTCATTTAACTCCCGGCATGAAAGCGATAAGCGTATcaccaaaatgttgaataacTCCTTTAGAACAGACAAATACATGAGTTTGCCTTTGCAGTTTCAAGTTAAACAAAAGCAAGTTCCAATAAAAGGTTTTCTCTAACACACCCTCTTTTCTGAAACTACGGCCATGTTTTAGTGATTAGCTGGTTGTTGTGATCGTGTAGTGCAGTCAGATAAGAGCGCACAGGAATGCTCACGCAGTGGACAGGAATGCAGAGCATGTACTTATTTCCACTTATAAATGAACTTCTTCACATGGAAAGATTTGATGATCCATCAGTGGCTTTTTAATAATTGTGCTCAAACAGAGctacgatttaaaaaaaaaagatcggCACTGCCATGTCTTTGTTTAGaaactgaataaattaaatgttattattacacCACGTTAGAAGTGTTTGTGAAATATGCTTTTTGCTTCTCAGGATGGCTGATGAAGACTCCACCAATCAGAAGAAAGTCACTCTGCTGCTTGAAAGGGTCAAAAAGGTCAGGTGGAGAGCTGATGAAAATGTGGAGGAGTAGAAAGTGTGTGCTGGGATGAAATGTTTTCCAGTCAACCTGATTTAATGTCTTTATCTGAAACTAACGATGATATTGGGCGTCTCCTTTTTCACACATGTAGGATTATGAAGCTGAGGTGAAGCTTTTGCAGCAGAAACGGGCAACGCTGGAGAGAGAAGGGTCTGAATTAAAGCAAAAACTGGAAACAGAGATTAAGGTCAGTGCAGTCCCTTCCTGCTGATTCACCTCTAAAACACTCACTTCCTTTTCCAGTGACTGATGATGTGGTGTTGTTATGCAGAATGAAAAGACTCTAGCCAAGGCTTGTGAAAAGGCcagaacagagaagaagaaacttcaggaaGAGTTGGCCAAAAGTCAGGAGGAGCTTTGCAAACTCAGCGACAGACTGGCTGATATCGAGGACCAACTTCAGTCGACCAAACAGGAGTAAGGATCGGACCTTCAAAGTTCAAAATCATAACCGTGTAAATATATGCAAGTCTTATCAGCTTAATGAGGGCTTCCATGAAGAAAAGTGTCTAACTTCACACCCCAACTTTCATCCAATAAAGACTAGCCTGATTTGGGCTAGTGATTTTTGGGCTTCAGGAAGTCACTACTCgcggccaagaaatagtccagcacatgtttattgtgtggtttaaaaaaacataaaaaataaaaataagaagagATAGAAAGTGTAAACAATTGAGCTTTAGATGTACTGGTAGGTGGATTTCACATTGTTAGCTTGTGGTTTCCCCCTGTGTCCAgcccttatgctaagctaagctaagctattcAGCTCATATTTAGCATGCAGATGTGATAGTGGTCTCCAtttaactctcggcaagaaagcaaattatTGTTTACCCGAAATGACAAAGTATTCCGTTAAATAATTCAAGTGTCGCAAAACAAAGTGTATCAAATggagttagattttttttccaaggaaagcaaatgaaaacatttttaaatgcagaactATATATAATACCTCAATGCTATGTTCCACTTTATTTAACTAAGCTTCTGCTAATACTTTAAGGTCATTCAAGTGAACAGATGTATGATCTGATGGAGGTCATTTGACTGAAAGCTTGGTCAAATACCATTAGGATTAAGTGTTCAGATGTACTTTTTTGTTATCTTGTCCTATCAAGCAATTCTCTTAAACTTTGAAGCATGGGAAGCAGGCTTCTTTTCTTGATCTAAAACAAGGTATCCGTCATATTTCTGTCTTTCGTGCATATTTGTGCACATTGTAAGGCTTACGCAGatgaaggcagagagagagagatctaaGACGGAGATGAAAGaccttcagcagcagctctctgagATGCACGATGAGCTGGACCAAACCAAGAAGGCCGAGGTGATAAATACAGAGAAAGAAGTCCTTCTGGAGGTAATTTAATGCACATGAACAAGACACACAGATCAACGGTAGCTGTAGAGGTCCTTCACAGGACTCGAGGTAGTGACGTATTATCTTAATGGATGTCTGTCAGGGTTTGGCGCAGCTGCGTGCGGACTTTCAGGAGATGCTTCAGgtgaaggaggagcaggaggaggtgctgcaCCACCGGGAGAGGGAGCTCAACGCCCTGAAGGGGGCGCTcaaagaggaggtggagactCACGACGCATACATGGCCGCTCTGAAGGATGAATACGAAAATGAGTTTGAAAAGCTTTACAGGGATTTAGAGATGGCTAGAGAGGTAACAGTGAAGACATGGATCTCtaatatttctctttattttccaaAAGCTAAAACACAGTTTCATAATTTCCTCCTCCGTCCTGTCTCACAGAGCAGCGCCCTGCTGGGTCAAGAGAAGGtcgaagcagaggaggagaaaggtgCAGCCAAGGTGCAGTTGAAGGAATTGAGCCAGGACCGAGATCAGCTGAGAGGAAAGGTGCAGGAGCTGAACAACAAGGTGGATCAGCTGAGTCTGACAATCCAGGAGTGTAAAGCCACAGAGAGACTGCTGGAGCAGAGAGCAAAGCAGCTGGAGGTGGGACAACTGATTTactttagtttgtttatagATGTTCTCTATTTCCCCTCCGCTGGCCATTTCCTATGGATATGTTTTCCTTGTTCTCCAGAGGGAAAAGCAGCAGGTTGAGGAAGCGCTGACGGCTGTGAGGAGGAATGAGGAGGAGATCTGTCAGTCGAACCAGTTGCTGCTCACTCGCTTGGAGGACGTGCAGGTAATGACGGTTTGCTGTTAGCTTTAGAGAAACAGCTTGGTGGTGTCCTCCTGGTCTAAGATGCATCACATATAACTACTTTTTACTCTGTTGCATGCCATAAGGTCTCTTCACAAACTTCTACACTGTGAACTGCCTTTTTTAGCCATGCTTGGAAGCTCACAGTTGTcacatttgctttgttttttcttccccagAGTAAGCTGACCAAGCTAAATCATGAGCACAGGGACCTGAAGGAGAAGCtcaaggaggagaggaagcaaaTAGAGGAGCTGTGGAAGACAAAAACTGAGctggaggatgagaggaggctGCAGGACAGGAATGTGGAGCAACTGCAGAGGAAGGTGAGAGGTGTACCCGGACTATTTATGAggcatttattttaatctgtCGACTTTACCTTGCAGTCACAGGAGATCAGCAGAAACAGATGATATTTCTTGTCCATGTATCCAAAGAGGCCCACTTATCTCACTGTAGAAACACTGTGTTTATCTCAGATGAATATCATCATGGAGGAGTGCGAGGCGTCCACAGATGTACTTCAGGAGCAGGTTGACGAGACCAGAGAGAGGAGTCAGAGGGAGTTGGATGAGCTGCGGAGACAGCTGCAGGAAAagggagcagagctggagaaATCCCGTCAGGCGGCCAAAACTTCAGGAAGAGGTGTGGTGCTCATTGTCTCTCTGATTCATCAGCATGTGGGTCCAACTGCCTGAGTCACCAATAACATGAAATGTCAACACTAGGATGGAAaggaatgtaaatatttttcttctgaTAAGGTGTCAGTGGAtcttaaacatattttcaattCAAGTTTTTGAGTGAgattaaacagaaacataaaaagtaGATGTGCTACAAGActtgaatacattttgcatttgtgctaaaatgtcaaactgatgGACCATTACCTAATAGCAGATGGTGCATGTTGCCTTATCTTACAACGTGTGTTTCTTCTGTGGTCTGTTATGAGTTCAGCTGCTTCCTGTGGAGGAGGATCTGCGGCGGTGTCTCAGGGAGCAGCAGGAGGCCCAGCTGAGGGGCCGGCAGCTGGAGCAGagggtggaggagctggaggagaagaacGCAGCCACGCTGGGAGACAGAGAGCGCCAGGTCAAACTCATGGAGGTAAATGTCTCAGCAACTGAGGAAGTGAAAGGGATACTCCAGCGATTTAGTATCACACTTCCATAATGTTCGGGGACTTGCAAgagacagatggaaaaaaaagaagacagagatATCTTGACTTTAAGTTCCTGGCATGGGTCAAAACACTGGGTCCTAAAATTTCACTGACTAGCCAGCCCCACTTTGCAATGcaagtttttttgttataaatcTATGGTATCCAAGTCCAAGCTGACCTCAAAGACTTCACTCCAGAGCCACTGAGGACACTACACAACTACTTTCACAGGCTGAGTACTAAACATGACTAGTAAACTGAACATAGGTATAATCAGCAGAGTGCCTTTTTAAGATGCTGTCAGAACATAAACAGGCATCCAAATAATAGGTATACTTTGTCACAGTACAGAAAGTAGAAAGTAAGATACATCTCCATCGACATGAACACTAATCAGATTGTTGTTTATGTATGAAAATAGAACTAAATAGAgtaactagagaccatcttgaGACGGGATCACACCAGTCACAACGTCAAATCAGGCCAGGGTCATGACTTCCTACCCCCCTACTTCCAGCGGCCTTGCTCAGACCACAGCCACCTAGGAACCCGACCTTCATTCTGATCCCAAGTACACACTTAAGTTTTCTGACATC
This is a stretch of genomic DNA from Anoplopoma fimbria isolate UVic2021 breed Golden Eagle Sablefish chromosome 19, Afim_UVic_2022, whole genome shotgun sequence. It encodes these proteins:
- the LOC129108224 gene encoding cingulin-like protein 1; its protein translation is MESHRLSGSPDVRMQRSYTQQQHSPRGSQDNMFGVRVQIQGIKGQPYVVLNSAGQEIHRDVSVITHQAGYNPGLVRRSVDERHSPSESQRTATSSAFHYQNHPEILRPYDPESNNMNLVLPPTASVARPGQLNASVHPETVNGNKPRIPLPAEGPVVDKGEVALNETLPAGRQVPARSPNSVESDSFLSVGKLISQFNSSQRRGRGGPRNRLEPEQCRRSRSVDSSRNCDSSSSSSASSRASSLKGVRDETPGGIYPPGSARARLLGGEAPLQREEKKPSTLLKGHQGKETVSPHAAKLLHRAEKPFISRSFSDLTDEADERDAQVTPDLLKGQQELSVDPPEDAATQILFTYLKDGMADEDSTNQKKVTLLLERVKKDYEAEVKLLQQKRATLEREGSELKQKLETEIKNEKTLAKACEKARTEKKKLQEELAKSQEELCKLSDRLADIEDQLQSTKQELTQMKAERERSKTEMKDLQQQLSEMHDELDQTKKAEVINTEKEVLLEGLAQLRADFQEMLQVKEEQEEVLHHRERELNALKGALKEEVETHDAYMAALKDEYENEFEKLYRDLEMARESSALLGQEKVEAEEEKGAAKVQLKELSQDRDQLRGKVQELNNKVDQLSLTIQECKATERLLEQRAKQLEREKQQVEEALTAVRRNEEEICQSNQLLLTRLEDVQSKLTKLNHEHRDLKEKLKEERKQIEELWKTKTELEDERRLQDRNVEQLQRKMNIIMEECEASTDVLQEQVDETRERSQRELDELRRQLQEKGAELEKSRQAAKTSGRGLLPVEEDLRRCLREQQEAQLRGRQLEQRVEELEEKNAATLGDRERQVKLMEGRISQLEEDLNDEHCSADRLMERLDKTKEQMDQMRSELMQERAVRQDLECDKTSMERQNKDLRSRVTHLEGSQRTNQDSLVSKLNGRIQELEERLQGEERDNNSLQQANRKLERKVKEMKMQTDEEHVNLQSQRDQLTQRLKTAKRQMDEAEEEIERLEHGKKKLQRDLDEQIEANEQLHGQLGSLRNEMRRKRKSPPLSKTVEDDGNDADDFGSD